The DNA segment TGGGCGGTAGTGTTTGATCGAATGACGGAGAGAGAAGACTGTTAAGCACCAGCAGACGAATAACAAAAAGCCGGCGGCTTTGAACCGGGCATCGGTGGCGGAGGGCTCAGCTTCGTTGACTACTTGTTCGGGGTAGCGCTGGTGCTGGATGGGAGTCCAGTTTCGGGGAATAATCATGAAGAAATTCTGGAGAGGCAAAAGTTAGAGGGGTTGGGTATCAAGACGGAAACTGAGAGGACGTACAAGCCACCAGAACAAATAGAAGATCAAGGGCAGATGGAATTCCACCTTTGATCTTCTATCGTCATCTCGCAAGGCGTAGGGGTCCGGATCTATAAACTGCCGTTCCATCCAACTGCCCCAATGGCGCACTGCTTCCCATACCTGGGCAATAGTGCCCAGCTGCATCAGAAACCAGAAGAAACTCGTGAGGATAAGTGGCAACTCGGGAAGATAGTATCGGTCGACGTCCATGGCGGTAAACAAACTGACAACGGCAGTAGCGCTGACAATAATACCCCAGTACCACTGCCATCTCCTTCCAATGGGATAGAATCGCTTTGTGACGGGGAGGTAGAGGCGGCCGTGTCGATTAAGCGCGACGATGGTCAGGACAAGAGCGACGCCGAAGAGAACAGCGAAACCAATCGAAGTGCCGGCTCGTTCTCCGATGCCATTAACGGGAGACCAACACCATGTTGCGTTGACGAAGGTACCATTGGGCATGACAAAGTCAGCGATCCACGGTTCCCAAGCCAAAAGACACCACGAGCCATTGGAGAGGGTCTGGTTTGTGAATAGCGTGTAGTTCCAGTGTTCAAgagtggtgaggttgagatggctATTTCCAATCAATGTGTCACTCGAGTTGTCGCCGGGTGGGAAGGGAATGATATTCCGAACTTGGAGGAACGAGTCCATGTTGGTGGCTCAGTCGCACCCAGAGGGTGGTTGCGCGCGCGCGTGTTAAATATCGATATTCGTCGTTTTCGAGAGCTCGATCGGACAGGAGGAACAAGTGAATTATCGAATATTAATGATGCCGGTACTTCGACATTGTTGACACCACGATTGACAATCACAACGGCTTGACCCAATGATCGGAGGGCTCAAGGATCAGGGGCGACGTGTTTGCTGCCGGCGATGTTGTGGGCTACTGCCGAAGCTCCCGTCAGTGGATGTTTTTGGGAAGATGGCTTCTGGACGGATGGAAATGTTTAATCGCTCAGGGGGTTTGCCCAGCCCGCGGCAGGGATCAGCTGCCGTCAGCAACAGGCGAATACGAGCGCCACTTTGCCGAGAACCACCAACATCGAGTGAGCGATAGGAAGCCATTCCCAATTTCCGCTAGTTGTCACTTAGTACATAGTCCCTGCTTTGCGCCATAAGTAATTCTCAATGGTCTGTGTCGTGCTGTTCCCAGGGTCCAGCGCCGTACACAGGCAAGAACAGGTACCATAACTTCCAAAAACGGCGATGACCTCACAGCTCACAGCACGGAATAGCTCCCACAGCCACGCATGCACAGCAATTGCGGGGCAATGAGCTAGCTGCATGCCACTGGGGCTGCCAACGCCCGCTTGAAAATTGTggctcccaaacccaacggCCTGGCCTCCATTTCGGGAGGTTTTGCGCCCTGACCATTCTCTTGGCAGGGATCACCGCCAAACATTCAACCCAAGCTTCAACACCAGGACACGACCACAACGACGCCAACGAACACAGGCCCATTGCGCCCACTTCACAATGTCCAACTCCAACGACCCCTCTAACACGGACGAGCCCTCCTACATCGACTACGAggccttcctctcccccaccttttctccctccgccttcgccaacaccctcgtcctctccaccaacaacccgaCCGAGCTCCCCCTCGAtctctccacccccttgcGGCGCGTCTTGTTTGACATTCAAGAAATTGACTCCCATATTGACAGCCTTACCACCCGCTCATCCATCCCGCTGCTATCCCACACCAAATCCCAGACCGATGCCTCGGTGAAGATCGTCTCCGAAGTCGACGCCCAGCTCAAGGCGCTGAACGAGAGTTACAAGCAGCTCGAGAAACAAGTGATACAGAAACACTCCGAGGCCGAACAAGTAAAGCTCGTAGCGGCAA comes from the Podospora pseudocomata strain CBS 415.72m chromosome 5, whole genome shotgun sequence genome and includes:
- a CDS encoding hypothetical protein (COG:S; EggNog:ENOG503P0HK), producing MDSFLQVRNIIPFPPGDNSSDTLIGNSHLNLTTLEHWNYTLFTNQTLSNGSWCLLAWEPWIADFVMPNGTFVNATWCWSPVNGIGERAGTSIGFAVLFGVALVLTIVALNRHGRLYLPVTKRFYPIGRRWQWYWGIIVSATAVVSLFTAMDVDRYYLPELPLILTSFFWFLMQLGTIAQVWEAVRHWGSWMERQFIDPDPYALRDDDRRSKVEFHLPLIFYLFWWLNFFMIIPRNWTPIQHQRYPEQVVNEAEPSATDARFKAAGFLLFVCWCLTVFSLRHSIKHYRPRNRGIINRFVGFIRMTPLRFKLLIPIALVVPAYQELCAWKFEYSPLNLEGNRAAIFAGGYAPALLIMYIQVIFGFINENEDKELKRQRIVRNQQLDQEMGIVKKPGWWARVNGEVVVPGESMRDQLVRNVREIQGNKPRNNESPASDDVPMSPLSPSAPGMSPAGTNTPPTSPPPLYNGRSERIRQERAMQAVAGALFPQNRSAEAERRRREQELMMDGPAPSAAATTAPPPPPYPGATGAREGSVAPSVGSRVSQQPPQQIRSMLDI